One genomic region from Brachionichthys hirsutus isolate HB-005 chromosome 24, CSIRO-AGI_Bhir_v1, whole genome shotgun sequence encodes:
- the LOC137912277 gene encoding claudin-34-like yields the protein MAYLVHTAHAQLGALWLGLVGWTLTAMALGLIQWRVWLVSDREVISSGVAWVGIWRACFHSYTSVSPGLRILHCQDIGLTGTFTPPEIRTGQVLMLLSVIVGLCGNAGGVYALRNVYFGLRKTPPIRLAFIIAGVLCLSAAVMSVVPLLWNLSSVVTNRTIKFPPEFKMPPAPDSQHVGYGIGVGMVGTVLMVVSGITFCTYKLPAGPEEVQTVTNPQRGLTSPGGSDNPSFEPHEQIDQFVL from the coding sequence ATGGCCTACCTGGTTCACACTGCGCACGCCCAGCTCGGGGCCCTCTGGCTGGGGTTGGTGGGCTGGACCCTCACCGCCATGGCCCTTGGACTCATCCAGTGGAGGGTGTGGCTAGTGTCCGACAGAGAGGTCATCAGCTCCGGGGTGGCCTGGGTGGGGATCTGGCGGGCCTGCTTCCACAGCTACACCTCGGTGTCCCCTGGTCTTAGGATCCTGCACTGTCAGGACATCGGCCTGACCGGGACCTTCACGCCGCCGGAGATCAGGACGGGCCAGGTTCTCATGCTCCTGTCCGTGATCGTGGGGCTGTGTGGGAACGCTGGGGGGGTTTACGCACTGAGGAACGTCTACTTTGGGTTGAGGAAGACGCCACCCATACGCCTGGCGTTCATCATCGCCGGCGTGCTCTGCCTGTCGGCGGCTGTGATGTCGGTCGTACCTCTGCTGTGGAACCTGAGCTCGGTGGTGACCAACAGGACCATTAAGTTCCCCCCAGAGTTTAAGATGCCCCCGGCTCCCGACTCCCAACACGTGGGCTATGGGATTGGAGTGGGGATGGTGGGGACGGTCCTGATGGTGGTGTCTGGGATTACGTTCTGCACGTACAAATTACCAGCGGGACCAGAGGAGGTGCAGACTGTGACTAACCCCCAGCGGGGGCTCACGAGCCCCGGGGGCAGTGACAACCCCTCTTTCGAGCCTCATGAACAGAttgatcagtttgttttgtga
- the sumo1 gene encoding small ubiquitin-related modifier 1, whose amino-acid sequence MSDTETKPSSQDGGDKKDGEYIKLKVIGQDNSEIHFKVKMTTHLKKLKESYSQRQGVAASTLRFLFEGQRISDNQTPKELGMEDEDVIEVYQEQTGGLWND is encoded by the exons ATGTCAGACACG GAGACAAAACCATCCAGCCAAGACGGCGGAGACAAGAAGGATGGAGAGTACATCAAATTAAAAGTGATCGGTCAG GACAACAGCGAAATCCATTTTAAGGTGAAAATGACAACGCATCTCAAGAAGCTGAAGGAGTCTTACAGCCAGAGACAG GGTGTTGCTGCAAGCACGCTACGGTTTCTGTTTGAAGGACAAAGAATCTCAGACAACCAAACTCCGAAAGAG CTGGGgatggaggacgaggacgtcATCGAGGTTTATCAAGAACAGACTGGTGGACTTTGGAACGATTAA